In the genome of Saprospira sp. CCB-QB6, one region contains:
- the era gene encoding GTPase Era yields the protein MSTEKKAHKSGFVNIVGHPNVGKSTLMNALVGERMSIITNKPQTTRHRILGIVSEEDYQIVFSDTPGLIQDPSYKMQERMNEYVKSTLEDSDLMLLVADATEKISDESAIFELLAKLKAPVFLLLNKIDLLPPKEQLEQLAAWSKKLDFAELIPISALNRINTDLVLEKVIERMPEGPIYYPKEQFTDRPERFFISEIIREKILLNYHQEIPYSVEVVVEAFQEEPDITRILANIYVARKTQKGILIGKGGQAIKRLGQDSRLAIQEFLQTKVYLELHVKIKDNWRDDERSLNYFGYTS from the coding sequence ATGAGTACAGAAAAAAAAGCCCACAAATCGGGCTTTGTCAATATTGTGGGCCATCCCAATGTCGGGAAATCTACCCTGATGAATGCCTTGGTTGGCGAACGGATGTCGATTATTACCAATAAGCCCCAAACAACTCGCCACCGCATCTTGGGCATTGTCTCTGAGGAGGATTACCAAATTGTGTTTAGCGACACCCCCGGCCTTATCCAAGATCCTAGCTATAAAATGCAGGAGCGCATGAATGAGTATGTCAAATCTACCCTAGAGGATAGCGATTTGATGTTACTCGTGGCCGATGCAACCGAAAAGATTTCAGATGAATCAGCCATTTTTGAGCTTTTGGCTAAGCTTAAAGCTCCCGTTTTCTTGCTGCTCAACAAAATTGATTTGCTCCCGCCTAAAGAACAATTGGAGCAGTTGGCCGCTTGGAGTAAAAAACTCGATTTTGCCGAGCTGATTCCCATTTCAGCCCTCAATCGCATCAATACGGATTTGGTCCTGGAGAAAGTAATTGAACGCATGCCCGAAGGTCCTATTTATTATCCGAAAGAACAGTTTACCGACCGCCCAGAGCGCTTCTTTATTTCCGAAATTATCCGAGAAAAGATTTTGCTCAATTATCATCAAGAGATTCCTTACTCAGTAGAAGTAGTGGTAGAAGCCTTCCAAGAAGAACCCGATATTACCCGCATTTTGGCTAATATTTATGTGGCCAGAAAAACGCAAAAAGGTATTCTAATTGGAAAAGGAGGCCAAGCCATTAAGCGCTTGGGCCAAGACTCCCGTCTCGCTATTCAAGAGTTTTTGCAGACCAAAGTATACCTAGAATTGCACGTAAAGATCAAAGACAATTGGCGAGATGATGAGCGCAGTCTGAATTATTTTGGTTACACGTCTTAA
- a CDS encoding YbjN domain-containing protein: MSLKAYYETVEAAIAKLGIDPVSSRGKEKEGLWTLTKKDIMVWIDLWEIEREGRPYFQVMSPLFHVPENAELRNELFAELLQINDRLYGGVAFTTFKNWIYLKIIREADGLSVDEAHASIMRVGSYAERHGEALSNKFNIEIARFNK, from the coding sequence ATGAGTTTAAAAGCCTATTACGAAACAGTAGAAGCCGCTATCGCTAAATTGGGCATTGATCCCGTTTCGAGCCGAGGAAAAGAAAAAGAGGGCCTTTGGACCCTAACCAAGAAGGACATTATGGTCTGGATTGACCTTTGGGAAATCGAAAGAGAAGGCCGGCCCTATTTCCAAGTGATGTCTCCGCTTTTTCATGTTCCAGAAAATGCAGAACTTCGCAATGAGCTCTTTGCCGAATTGCTTCAAATCAATGACCGCCTTTATGGGGGCGTTGCTTTTACGACCTTCAAAAACTGGATTTATCTCAAGATTATCCGCGAGGCAGACGGACTTTCTGTAGATGAGGCCCACGCTAGTATTATGCGCGTAGGCAGTTATGCAGAGCGACATGGAGAAGCGCTCTCAAATAAATTTAATATCGAAATAGCTCGATTTAATAAATAG